A genome region from Hevea brasiliensis isolate MT/VB/25A 57/8 chromosome 7, ASM3005281v1, whole genome shotgun sequence includes the following:
- the LOC110673699 gene encoding transcription factor HEC1-like: MDVDMMKSSSSSGEEHMDMMTMMMQMEKLPDFCEPFHSTSTSTLQETQFSNGNPTSIVTSPPTHHNPHATSPPIISPPPSMPFMTTSMQEPLTGSLQPNMVTSKFKFLPPFTNVNSFLSSMEKKNSTSAIREMIFRIAAMQPIHIDPESIKPPKRRNVKISKDPQSVAARHRRERISERIRILQRLVPGGTKMDTASMLDEAIHYVKFLKKQVQSLEQAGANRPTAGFPFSGLTVPNIGYSSLVKNCQPAPNTVGSMLR, translated from the coding sequence ATGGATGTTGACATGAtgaaatcatcatcatcatcaggaGAGGAACACATGGACATGATGACAATGATGATGCAGATGGAAAAGCTTCCTGATTTCTGTGAGCCTTTCCACAGTACCTCTACTTCTACACTGCAGGAAACCCAATTCTCCAATGGAAATCCCACTAGCATTGTAACCTCACCACCTACTCATCATAACCCACATGCCACTTCACCGCCAATCATCAGCCCACCTCCTTCCATGCCATTTATGACCACTTCAATGCAAGAACCATTGACAGGATCTCTCCAACCCAATATGGTCACTAGCAAATTCAAGTTTCTCCCTCCATTCACAAATGTAAACTCTTTCTTATCTTCAATGGAGAAGAAGAACTCTACTTCAGCAATTAGAGAGATGATCTTTCGCATAGCTGCAATGCAGCCCATCCATATTGACCCAGAATCGATAAAGCCTCCAAAGAGAAGGAACGTGAAGATATCCAAGGATCCACAGAGTGTGGCAGCCAGGCATAGAAGGGAAAGAATAAGCGAGAGGATAAGGATTCTGCAGAGACTAGTGCCAGGAGGAACCAAAATGGACACTGCTTCTATGTTAGATGAGGCTATACATTATGTGAAGTTCTTGAAGAAACAAGTGCAATCTTTAGAACAAGCTGGGGCTAATAGACCAACAGCTGGTTTCCCATTCTCAGGATTGACAGTGCCTAACATAGGTTACTCTTCTTTGGTGAAGAATTGCCAGCCAGCTCCAAACACGGTGGGCTCAATGCTCAGATGA
- the LOC110673646 gene encoding protein RALF-like 34 encodes MAAPAPALYLFFFIIFLALSSITHAQVEETGLKITVDALEWPMAMSMYSNLEEKGEFGDGFIDLDGEEDGDEKMGERRSLFWRRVRYYISYGALAANRIPCPPRSGRSYYTHNCFKARTPVNPYTRGCSRITRCRR; translated from the coding sequence ATGGCAGCTCCAGCTCCTGCTctatatctcttcttcttcatcatctttctCGCTCTCAGTTCAATTACCCATGCCCAAGTCGAAGAAACAGGCTTGAAGATAACGGTGGACGCTCTAGAATGGCCAATGGCGATGTCCATGTACAGTAATTTGGAGGAGAAAGGTGAGTTTGGTGATGGGTTTATAGATTTAGATGGTGAGGAGGATGGTGATGAGAAGATGGGTGAGCGCAGATCTTTGTTTTGGAGAAGAGTACGTTACTATATCTCATATGGAGCTCTAGCAGCTAATAGGATTCCTTGCCCTCCACGTTCTGGGAGATCATACTACACCCACAATTGTTTTAAGGCTAGAACCCCTGTTAACCCCTACACTAGAGGATGTTCCAGGATTACTCGTTGCAGGAGATGA